A stretch of DNA from Rhizobacter sp.:
CGGCGGTGGCGGGTCGTCGATCGGGCTGGTCGACGGCTCGATCGATCGACGCGCCCCTGATCTGGTGGGCGCCAACATCGTGACGCGCGATTTCGTCGGGTGTGCCGATGCGTGTGCCGAGACCGCCATCCACGGCACGAACATGGCCACCTTGCTGGTGGGGCAGGGGCACCGGTACATGCGAGGGGTTGCACCGCGCGCCCGGCTGCTGGCAGCCCGCGTGGTCGGGCCCACCGACATGGCAACGCCTGAGCGCATTGCGGCGGCGATCGACTGGTTGGTGTTGGAGGGCGTGCGCTGGGTTGCGCTTCCGTTGGGGGCCGAGACCGACTCGGCCCTCGTGGCGTCTGCCATCGTGCGTGGCAGCCAAGCGGGAGCGCGCTTCTTTGCTGCGTCTGGGAACGGCTCTGGGGCCGTGCTGTTCCCGGCTCGCCACCCGTGCGTCATGGCAGTCGGCCCCGCCGATGACCGTGGCGTGCTGCTCCCTCAGGCGCGGCGCGACCCCCACCTCGAACTGCTCGCACCGGGCTGGCAGATCCCAGGCCTCTTGACGACGAACGGGCGCGGCGCCTGCAGCGGATCGTCGATTGCGTGCGTGATGGCCACCGGGGTGGCAGCGTTGCAGCCAGGCAAGCGCTGATTGGCCCTCGGGGCGTGGCCTTTCAGGGGCGTGGACCGGTTGTCCCGGATAATCCGACGTTTACGGTTCCACCAGCGAGCAGCTCCCCATGGCCCAGTACGTCTTCACCATGAACCGCGTCGGCAAGATCGTTCCGCCGAAGCGCCAGATCCTCAAGAACATCTCGCTCAGCTTCTTCCCGGGCGCCAAGATCGGCGTGCTGGGCCTGAACGGCTCGGGCAAATCGACGCTGCTCAAGATCATGGCCGGCATCGACAAGGACATCGAGGGTGAAGCCACCCCCATGCCCGGCCTGAAGATCGGCTACCTGCCGCAGGAGCCGCAGCTCGACCCCAACCAGACCGTGCGTGAAGCGGTGGAGCAGGGCATCGGCGGCGTGCTGGCCGCCAAGGCCCGCCTGGAACAGGTCTACGCCGAATACGCCGACGAGAACGCCGACTTCGACAAACTCGCCGCCGAGCAGGCTGAGCTCGAAGCCATCATCGCCGCCGCCGGCAGCGAAAACACCGACCTGCAGCTCGAGCTCGCCGCCGACGCGCTGCGCCTGCCGCCCTGGGACGCCGTGATCGGCAACCTGTCGGGCGGCGAGAAGCGCCGCGTGGCCCTGTGCCGCTTGCTGCTCAGCAAGCCCGACATGCTGCTGCTCGACGAACCCACCAACCACCTGGACGCCGAGTCGGTCGACTGGCTGGAGCAATTCCTGCAGCGCTTCCCCGGCACCGTGGTGGCCATCACCCACGACCGCTACTTCCTCGACAACGCCGCCGAATGGATCTTGGAGCTCGACCGCGGATCGGGCATCCCCTGGAAGGGCAACTACTCCACCTGGCTCGACCAGAAGGAAGCCCGCCTGGAGCAGGAACAGAAGAGCGAAGACGCCCGCATGAAGGCGATGAAGAAGGAACTGGAGTGGGTGCGCCAGAACCCGAAGGGCCGCCAGGCCAAGAGCAAGGCGCGTATCGCCCGCTTCGAGGAGCTCTCCGACGTCGAGTACCAGAAGCGCAACGAGACCAACGAAATCTTCATCCCCGTGGGCGACCGCCTGGGCCATGAAGTGCTGGAGTTCGAGAACGTCACCAAGAGCTTCGGCGACCGGGTGCTGATCGACAACTTGAGCTTCAAGGTGCCGGCAGGCGCCATCGTCGGCATCATCGGCCCGAACGGCGCGGGCAAGTCGACGCTCTTCCGCATGATCTCGGGCCAGGAGAAGCCCGACAGCGGCACGGTGAAGATCGGCCCGACGGCCAAGCTCGCCTTCGTCGACCAGAGCCGCGAGTCGCTCAGCGCCGACAAGACCGTGTGGGAAGACGTCTCGGGCGGCCTCGACAACATCGTCGTCGGCAAGTTCGTGATGCCTTCGCGCGCCTACATCGGCCGCTTCAACTTCAAGGGCAACGACCAGCAGAAGCTGGTGGGTTCGCTGTCGGGCGGTGAACGTGGCCGCCTGCACCTGGCCAAGACGCTCGCCCAGGGCGGCAACGTGCTGATGCTCGACGAACCGTCGAACGACCTCGACGTGGAGACCCTGCGTGCCCTGGAAGACGCGCTGCTGGAATTCGCGGGTTCGGTGATGGTCATCTCGCACGACCGCTGGTTCCTCGACCGCATCGCCACCCACATCCTCGCCTGCGAAGGCGATTCGAAGTGGGTCTTCTTCGACGGCAACTACCAGGAGTACGAGGCCGACAAGAAGAAGCGCCTCGGAGAAGAAGGCGCGCGGCCGAAGCGTGTGCGCTTCAAGGCGCTCAAGTAAGGCGCTTCCCTACTTTGCAGGCTTGACGTTGCCTGCAGCGGGCCGGACCATGCGCCCACCCACGGGAGGAGGCGAGCATGGTCACCCGCAAGAAGAACTCGAAGGCCGGTTCCAGCAGCAAGAAGACCCAGGCGCCCCCGGCGCTCTTCATGCGCGTGGCGAGACCCGACCCGCCCGACGCGCGTGACCGGCCCTTCCGCCCCCAGGTGGGCGTGGCCCCCGCGGCGACGCTCTTCCCCAGCACCGCACTGCCGGTGAAGCACCAGGGCGACACCAACGCCTGCACCGGCTTCAGCCTCGCGCTCGTCGTCGAACACCTGCTGCGCCGCTCGGCGCGAGAGAAGGCGCCGGCCATCTCGTCGTTCATGCTGTACTCGATGGCCCGTCGCTACGACGAGTTTCCGGGCTCGGTGCAAGACAAGGGCTCCAGCCTGCGCGGGGCGCTCAAGGGCTGGTACAAGCACGGCGCCTGCCGCGAGGACTTGTTCAGCGATCTCGCGATGCCACCCGCCAGCAAGAAGATCGAAGACGACTGGTGGTTCGACGCGGTCAAACGCCCGCTCGGCGCCTACTACCGCATCGACACCCGCTCGCTCGCCGACATGCACGCCGCGCTCAACGAGGTGGGCATCCTCTACGCGAGCGCCGGCTGCCACTCGGGCTGGGACGAAGGCCTCGAGCTGCCGCCGATGGCCAAACGCCCCACCTCGTTCAAGAACGTGTGGGAGATCCCGGTCCAGGGCGGCCAGGCCGACCACCCGGGCCATGCGTTTGCGATCGTGGGCTACAACGAGCGCGGCTTCCTGATCCAGAACTCCTGGGGCCCGACCTGGGGCTCGCACGGCTATGCCGTGCTCACCTACGACGACTGGCTGCGCAACGCGATGGACTGCTGGGTGGCGCAGCTGGGCGTGGTCACGCGCGACCACACCGAGATCTCGCGCAGCATCACGCTGCGCACCGACAAAAAGGGGCGCGTGGCGCTCGCCGCGAGCGAGGTGCTGCGCAACCGCGAGATCTCGCCCTTCATCCTCAACATGGGCAACAACGGAGCCTTGAGCAACAGCGGCGTCTTCCGCACCCAGCCCGACGACGTGCGGGCGCTGATCGACGTGCACCTCGCCGAAGCGCGCAAACGCTGGGGCCTCGACGACGGCGTGGTCGACGTCTGCATCTACGCACACGGCGGCCTGGTCGGTGAACAGAAGGCCGCCGAGATCGCCGCGCAGTGGATTCCGATGCTCTACGAGCGGAAGATCTTCCCGGTGTTCCTGATGTGGGAGACCGATTTCTTCTCCACGCTGCTCAACCTCATCACCGATGCCATCAAGGACGTGCCGCGCAGCACCGGCTTCGGCCTCAAGGACTGGTGGAACGAGCGGCTGGAGCAACTGGTGGCCCGCCCCGGCACGCGCCTGTGGGGCGAGATGAAGCAGAACGCCGACGCGATGAGCGCCTACCGCGAGGGCGTGCCCGACGACGAGCAGGCCGGCCTCGTGCTGCTGTACCGCCACTTCAAGCATGCGGCGGCCAACAAGAAGCTGCGCCTGCACGTGGTGGGCCACTCGGCGGGCAGCATCGTGTCGAGCTTCATGATCGACCGGCTGGTGCAGGAGGGCATGCGCTTCGAATCGGTGAGCTTCATGGCCCCGGCGGTGCGGGTCGACTGGTTCGACCGGCGTGTGCGGCCACACATCGAGAGCGGCGCGGTCAAGCGCTACCAGCAGTTCCACCTCACCGACCGCGCCGAGCAGGACGACGGCAGCTGCGGCGCCTACCGCCGCTCGCTGCTGTACCTCGTCAGCGAGGCCTTCGAGGGCGGGCAGAGCACGCCGATCCTCGGCATGCAGAAGTTCTTCGAGCCCTACGCCGCGGCGTTGCCCAACACGCTGGTGCACCTCGCGCCCGGGCCGGTGAGTTCGGCCAAGGAGCACGGCGAGTTCGACGACGACCCGGGCACGCGCCAGCGCGTGCTCGAGTTCATCCAGAAGGGCTAAGCCGCTTTCGCGATCGGCGGCTGATCGCGCTTCAGCTCGCCGCCGAGCGCGTCGATCAGCTGGGGGATCAGCTGCGACAGCTCGCCGGTGGTGATGGCCACGTCGGTGTCGAAGCCGTTGTCGTCGCCCTTGCCCGTGGAGCCTGGGCCTTCGAGCGCCACGTCGAGCAATTTGATCTTCTTGAGCGCCATCGCTTCGTTGAGCACGAAGGACACACGCCCGTTCCACGTCATTGCGAGCGAGGTGGGCAGCTTGCCCTGGGCGATGTGCTCGCCGACCTCTTCGATGTCGAGCGTGTGGCGGGCGTAGCGCACCGTGGCTTTTTCGCTGTCGGGCTGCTTCAGCTCGCACTCGCGGTCGATGCTGAAGCCGGCCGGGGCCTCGCGTGTCTTGAGCCAGTCCGCCATCGCGGTGGCGGGCGACACCTCGGTCTGCAGCAGCGTGAGCGTGATGCCGCCGCCGAGCAGTTCCACCAGCAGCGAGACCACGCGGTCGGCCGCCTTGGTGCTGCCGGCACCCACGACCACGAGCTGCGCGCGCGGGTCGATCCACACCATCGTCGTCGAGCGCTTGGGGAAGGCGCGCGGCAGCAGACCGTGCACGATGTCTTCCTTCAGCTCCTTGGCCTTCTTGCCCTTGGGGCGGCGGCCGGTGTCG
This window harbors:
- the ettA gene encoding energy-dependent translational throttle protein EttA; this translates as MAQYVFTMNRVGKIVPPKRQILKNISLSFFPGAKIGVLGLNGSGKSTLLKIMAGIDKDIEGEATPMPGLKIGYLPQEPQLDPNQTVREAVEQGIGGVLAAKARLEQVYAEYADENADFDKLAAEQAELEAIIAAAGSENTDLQLELAADALRLPPWDAVIGNLSGGEKRRVALCRLLLSKPDMLLLDEPTNHLDAESVDWLEQFLQRFPGTVVAITHDRYFLDNAAEWILELDRGSGIPWKGNYSTWLDQKEARLEQEQKSEDARMKAMKKELEWVRQNPKGRQAKSKARIARFEELSDVEYQKRNETNEIFIPVGDRLGHEVLEFENVTKSFGDRVLIDNLSFKVPAGAIVGIIGPNGAGKSTLFRMISGQEKPDSGTVKIGPTAKLAFVDQSRESLSADKTVWEDVSGGLDNIVVGKFVMPSRAYIGRFNFKGNDQQKLVGSLSGGERGRLHLAKTLAQGGNVLMLDEPSNDLDVETLRALEDALLEFAGSVMVISHDRWFLDRIATHILACEGDSKWVFFDGNYQEYEADKKKRLGEEGARPKRVRFKALK
- a CDS encoding S8 family serine peptidase yields the protein MRAASRNIIDAARLCRAFARAVDRQTSTGARHAPKVAAFDDAWLLSGGGGSSIGLVDGSIDRRAPDLVGANIVTRDFVGCADACAETAIHGTNMATLLVGQGHRYMRGVAPRARLLAARVVGPTDMATPERIAAAIDWLVLEGVRWVALPLGAETDSALVASAIVRGSQAGARFFAASGNGSGAVLFPARHPCVMAVGPADDRGVLLPQARRDPHLELLAPGWQIPGLLTTNGRGACSGSSIACVMATGVAALQPGKR
- a CDS encoding recombination-associated protein RdgC, whose protein sequence is MFKNALLYRIGSWEPPSSTEIEKRLLNGRFVECGASQPESAGWVEPRGEKHAALMEGVGGQLILKLCTERKAVPSQVIKNQLEAELDKIEADTGRRPKGKKAKELKEDIVHGLLPRAFPKRSTTMVWIDPRAQLVVVGAGSTKAADRVVSLLVELLGGGITLTLLQTEVSPATAMADWLKTREAPAGFSIDRECELKQPDSEKATVRYARHTLDIEEVGEHIAQGKLPTSLAMTWNGRVSFVLNEAMALKKIKLLDVALEGPGSTGKGDDNGFDTDVAITTGELSQLIPQLIDALGGELKRDQPPIAKAA
- a CDS encoding C1 family peptidase, whose amino-acid sequence is MVTRKKNSKAGSSSKKTQAPPALFMRVARPDPPDARDRPFRPQVGVAPAATLFPSTALPVKHQGDTNACTGFSLALVVEHLLRRSAREKAPAISSFMLYSMARRYDEFPGSVQDKGSSLRGALKGWYKHGACREDLFSDLAMPPASKKIEDDWWFDAVKRPLGAYYRIDTRSLADMHAALNEVGILYASAGCHSGWDEGLELPPMAKRPTSFKNVWEIPVQGGQADHPGHAFAIVGYNERGFLIQNSWGPTWGSHGYAVLTYDDWLRNAMDCWVAQLGVVTRDHTEISRSITLRTDKKGRVALAASEVLRNREISPFILNMGNNGALSNSGVFRTQPDDVRALIDVHLAEARKRWGLDDGVVDVCIYAHGGLVGEQKAAEIAAQWIPMLYERKIFPVFLMWETDFFSTLLNLITDAIKDVPRSTGFGLKDWWNERLEQLVARPGTRLWGEMKQNADAMSAYREGVPDDEQAGLVLLYRHFKHAAANKKLRLHVVGHSAGSIVSSFMIDRLVQEGMRFESVSFMAPAVRVDWFDRRVRPHIESGAVKRYQQFHLTDRAEQDDGSCGAYRRSLLYLVSEAFEGGQSTPILGMQKFFEPYAAALPNTLVHLAPGPVSSAKEHGEFDDDPGTRQRVLEFIQKG